In one Streptomyces sp. NBC_01288 genomic region, the following are encoded:
- a CDS encoding GNAT family N-acetyltransferase, whose amino-acid sequence MAHIRERSLRQPFPELYGHGLRLRPWDADDDTDVTDWLRGVSDPEFQRWNTPLRPVTDFASARNSLRSRAENAEDGVSASFCVTDAAGGTTLGHIGVNDIDHVIRVARVGYWTLPEARGRNVATRALTLAARWALTDLGLHRLELGHALGHDASCRIAEHCGFPAEGTLRGAMFEAGQRDAFRDVHLHGRLATDPEPEVKV is encoded by the coding sequence ATGGCCCACATACGCGAGCGGTCTCTGCGGCAGCCCTTTCCCGAGCTCTACGGTCACGGACTGCGGCTGCGGCCCTGGGATGCCGACGACGACACCGATGTGACGGACTGGCTGCGCGGGGTGTCGGACCCCGAGTTCCAGCGCTGGAACACCCCGCTGCGGCCGGTCACGGACTTCGCGAGCGCCCGTAACTCGCTGCGGTCCCGTGCCGAGAACGCGGAGGACGGCGTCAGCGCGTCGTTCTGTGTCACGGACGCGGCCGGCGGTACGACGCTGGGGCACATCGGCGTCAACGACATCGACCACGTCATCCGCGTCGCCCGCGTCGGCTACTGGACGCTCCCCGAGGCCCGGGGCCGCAACGTCGCCACCCGCGCCCTCACCCTCGCCGCCCGCTGGGCCCTGACCGACCTGGGCCTGCACCGCCTCGAACTGGGCCACGCCCTCGGCCACGACGCGTCCTGCCGTATCGCCGAGCACTGCGGGTTCCCGGCCGAGGGGACGCTGCGCGGGGCGATGTTCGAGGCAGGGCAACGGGACGCGTTCCGTGACGTTCACCTGCACGGCCGGCTGGCCACGGACCCGGAACCGGAGGTGAAGGTGTGA
- a CDS encoding GNAT family N-acetyltransferase produces MTDRDWHITGDLDQFLARAGEFLRSRPALHTVHLTVTAALRSRGLRMYGVGDPVFGALERDGDVRAAFFRTPPGRLMLTPLAAEEAVELAAQLSLRGDELPGVMGELDTASTFAEAWTSRTGALSELHARQRLYRLGELTTPQPSPPGRPRVATANDREQLMRWYVEFTAAIGESGTSQDPGEWADSRIAYGGITLWETPDGTPVSMAGLTTKVAGQVRVAPVYTPADLRGRGYAGAVTAEVSGMALAAGADEVLLFTDLANPTSNALYQRIGYRPVEDFAGYDFRPGAERR; encoded by the coding sequence GTGACGGACCGCGACTGGCACATCACCGGGGACCTGGACCAATTCCTCGCCCGGGCAGGGGAGTTCCTGCGTTCTCGGCCCGCCCTGCACACGGTTCACCTCACGGTGACGGCGGCGCTGCGCAGCCGAGGGTTGCGCATGTACGGCGTGGGGGACCCGGTGTTCGGCGCGCTGGAACGAGACGGCGACGTACGGGCCGCCTTCTTCCGCACGCCTCCCGGCCGGCTGATGCTGACGCCCCTCGCTGCGGAGGAGGCCGTCGAGCTGGCCGCCCAACTGTCCTTGCGCGGCGACGAGTTGCCGGGAGTCATGGGGGAACTGGACACGGCATCGACGTTCGCGGAGGCATGGACAAGCCGAACGGGCGCGCTCTCCGAACTCCACGCACGCCAACGCCTTTACCGCCTGGGCGAGTTGACGACTCCGCAACCCTCCCCACCGGGCCGCCCGAGAGTCGCGACGGCAAACGACCGCGAACAACTCATGCGCTGGTACGTCGAGTTCACCGCGGCGATCGGCGAGAGCGGCACCTCGCAGGACCCCGGTGAGTGGGCCGACTCCCGGATCGCGTACGGCGGGATCACGCTCTGGGAAACCCCGGACGGTACGCCGGTGTCCATGGCCGGGCTCACGACGAAGGTCGCCGGCCAGGTCCGAGTCGCCCCCGTCTACACCCCGGCGGACCTCAGGGGCCGGGGCTACGCGGGCGCGGTGACGGCGGAGGTCAGCGGAATGGCCCTGGCGGCGGGCGCGGACGAGGTACTCCTGTTCACCGACCTGGCCAACCCCACGAGCAACGCCCTGTACCAGCGCATCGGGTACCGCCCGGTGGAGGACTTCGCGGGCTACGACTTCCGGCCCGGCGCGGAGCGAAGGTGA
- a CDS encoding pyridoxine/pyridoxamine 5'-phosphate oxidase — MGTGSGTESGSGSGTDLHELLKSLRVWAPEVTKLPPLDPTAAPDTPLALFTTWFAEAVAAGELEPHVMSLATRDGDPESEGGGLPDVRMVMLHGADAEGWSFATHSTSRKGHQLKGFAYAALAFYWPRLGRQVRLRGPVIPATPTESQADLHAHSTGALAAALTGHQSEVLSSLGELTQTSETAWELAQREPKTPAPSWTLYRVFPDEVEFFQGDALRRHVRLSYVRGERGWSKGLLWP, encoded by the coding sequence ATGGGAACGGGATCAGGAACGGAATCGGGATCGGGATCGGGAACAGACCTTCACGAACTGCTGAAGTCACTACGGGTATGGGCCCCGGAGGTGACCAAGCTGCCGCCGCTGGACCCGACCGCGGCACCGGACACCCCCCTCGCCCTCTTCACCACCTGGTTCGCGGAGGCGGTGGCGGCGGGCGAGCTCGAACCGCACGTGATGTCGCTGGCGACGAGGGACGGCGACCCGGAGTCTGAAGGCGGCGGCCTCCCGGACGTACGGATGGTCATGCTGCACGGCGCGGACGCGGAGGGCTGGTCCTTCGCGACCCACTCCACGAGCCGCAAAGGCCACCAGCTGAAGGGCTTCGCATACGCCGCCCTCGCCTTCTACTGGCCCCGGCTCGGCCGCCAGGTCCGCCTACGAGGCCCCGTCATCCCGGCGACACCGACCGAATCCCAGGCGGACCTGCACGCGCACTCGACGGGCGCGTTGGCGGCAGCGCTGACCGGCCACCAGAGCGAAGTCCTCTCATCCTTGGGCGAGTTGACGCAGACATCGGAAACGGCCTGGGAACTGGCACAACGAGAACCAAAAACCCCTGCCCCGTCCTGGACCCTGTACCGGGTGTTCCCGGACGAGGTCGAGTTCTTCCAGGGCGATGCGCTACGACGACACGTGCGCCTGAGCTATGTCCGGGGGGAGCGGGGCTGGTCGAAGGGGTTGCTCTGGCCCTGA